The stretch of DNA ttactgtattcaggATCCagtaaatacagccttggtgagcataagtgttctttcaaaaacatttttagaaagtgAAGATACTTCTAGTATTGATGAAATTGTGATCTTTATAGtttaagtctatgggatttttgcCTTTGGGAGTTTTTCCTGTTTGCCTGGCAAAAATCATGAGGCTTACACAACTTCAGCAATAACCAGCACTGTTTAAGGCCATAACAGGAACTAGTTATGCCTATGTTTTTCTAGATGATGATCAATTGCAATAATgatccaaaaattaaaaaacattttaagattcCTCATTTCTGTCCATTGCCGGGAGCGGAGGTCCTAGCTTATCAGAATGAATGGGAACAGTGCAGTGTTAGGATCTTTGCCACTCTCCCACATACACAGCTTtttattacacaatattttaCAGCCCTTGTGGATTTTTCTTATTAAGCACGCTgaaatatctttgtgtttgaACAGCTGTGAACTACAATTTTACTTCTCCTGAGGACACTCAACACTTGCAAAAATATGAGTTCACCCCTCTCCTGTCTTTCGTCCTGGACACTGACACCAGCTTGTAAATCGGTAAATCTCTATGAATAAAGTTTTATTCTAGGCTTTGAGTGATTGGCGACCGCAGGCTGGGCTTCATATACCAGGCAGCGCTGAGCTCATACGTGTGTGTGCTTTGGGCCATTCTCAGCAATGAGTCAGATGATACATGATCATGTTTGAATAGTGAATCCTTTAATTGCAGGTTTAATCTCTAAGAAAGGCTAAGAGCAACTTGTACCCGCTGACCCATTACAAATCTCTACGGTGGCATGCTTAGAAATCTTTTAGAGTTTATCGTTTACACATGAATTGTATTAATCACGAATCTGAGGTGGGCGCTTTTGGAGCTAACTGTGCTTGCTCGGAGGATGTGAATTGCAGAGGCACAGTTGTAAGAacgtaattaataaattaaaacttttaaactaGAACTCTATATACTCCGAACACATCCAATGGACATAAACAAGCGTGATGGTCCATTTGAGTTAAGATGTCAATATTTTGTTCCAATAATACCTtattaaaaaatgaacatttaccatAAATACAGTGTATTGTATTTCACCCTAAATTAAAAGCAGGGCTTTGTTAAGAAGGAATTGGCAGCATCAGTTTTTAATTCTCTTAAGCAAGAGGATTAAGgtttaaaaaattaatcatgttgtttaagcattttttttttactgtgtctcAATTCCATTccatttgaaatggaaaaaaaaaaatccatcggCCAACTAAATGGTGTTAAATTACCTGCACTTTGTATATGAAGTGCTGAAGTGAGCAACAGTAATGCAAGTCCGCCAACATGTTAGTTTCAACATTTTGCCTATTGCTTCAAACttaccatacattttttttttttttttttttttttttttttttgcacagtgtgAAGAATGTCTGATCCAGTGAATAACAAACTCTATGAAAacctttttgcattaaaaaaaagaccgCATTATTTTCGGTTAATAGAAAATTTGGGATTAAATTAATGCTTTGATAAGGGGAATGTAAAACAAAGCAATTGATGTGCATGCGTCAAACTGTACACATATTACATAAACTAGAACATAATAAGGAGATGAATGCTGTTTAACGTTCTTCCCGGAGGTCCTCAAAATACAGTGAAAAGCAGCAACTGTGAAACATTTTTCATCTTTCGTTGTGCAGCTAGAGAAAGGCTTCAGTGTCCTGGCACACACAGTGGTGCTTTACAAGCCCCATAGTTTTTCTGTGAGACTGAAAGTCAGAAAGAATGAACGGAATTTTAACACACTATACCCTGAAATAAATATGCCCCTGCATGTCAATATTTCTCTTTAACACCATGCACAATATATTCTTAGTATTCAATGAATTAAATCACTGTGGCTGAGATTGGACAGTCAGAGAaatctgagaaagagagaaacattcTGTCCTTTGTATAAATTTCGGCTCTACCAGATACTTTATTACAAAGCAGAAGTATGAATTTATGCTTTATGCGTGCTTGGCTAACGTTTAGGATAGAAAACCTGAACCGTTAAAGATCCACTAAGGACATGTTCAGACTGCATATAAGATCTGCCAGGTCCTAAATCTTTCTAGCCAACAAACTTATCTGAAGATGTCCTTGTTTCTGTGAATACATCTACCACTTCAAGCCACTTTTAACTTTAACCTAGCTGTCAATCTGTTAAAAATATGAACCATTAAATTTAATCCATCAACACATTTTCcatagagttatttttttttatacataaaaaaataataataagctacACTTTTATTGATGGTGAATAAAATGCTGGAATCATCATTATATTGGTCTCCAGTAGATGGTCCAACTCGGCTATCCAAACTTTTGCCTATAACAGTCTTCTCTACAGGCATCTCATTGAAATCAATGCAAGTATTTGCTTAGACATGCACTAGATGGATGACTTTGGCCAATGGTTTTTCAGCCTTGTATTTAGAAGGCTGTGTCAAattaaaaacagctaaaaaatgaacttttaaaacACATCCCAGTGCTGCATTCTGTTCCATTTTATTGCACTTCATTTACCTCATTCTTTGCTACCTGTCTGTAGAAGTGAACAGACCAGGGAGcgtaaatgaatacttttttttattattaattattattatttatttttttaatgtttttgtaattggCTCCACAAAGAACTTTCGCCTCATCTAGccatatttcaaacataatttCATTGTTATTCAAATTAGGGAGCAGTCTTTGCTTGCTAAATTCTTGTTGTCTGGGAGCAAGACTAGTCCAGTGCCATCTGTTGGAAGTAAGCCACTTGTCAAGCATGTGTTTTATACTAAGAGGACCAGGGATTCATTTCACGGTCATTCTGCACATCCTAAAGAGTGTAAAATGGCCCTCTAACTCTTAAATTAGAGATTTATTGTGGTACAATGTTCATGCAAGCTTCAATAGCAAACAACACGATTCTTAATTCTAAACCACTAAGTCTGAGAGATGGATCACAGAAAAACTCATTATTTAGTTATCCTCATTCCAAACTGATgcatttcttctgtggagcacaaaatatatatatataataatttttattatttatagttatttattagtTGCTCTTTTCACCAGCAAATGGTGACCAAAACTGTCAAGTGAGATTTTCTGTAAACTTTAGTCTGATTACCACAGAACtagatttattaaaatagatttataaTCTAGTTAGTCACACAGACTAATTTTGTGATAATTTTATGGAACTTTCTTGCCCTTTATGGAGTATGGAAGAGAGCAGCTcagacattctgctaaacttcAAATTTGGTTTCTGCAGAGAGGAAAGAAAGCATgatggtgtgtaaataatgacagaatttttcatttcactttgggttaactatcccctGTAAGTGCTTTCCAGCTGAGGACTCTGGCTTTCTGGCTCACGGCACTCTGGGGGTTTCCTGTTGTGCTGAAGGTCAATACACAGCTGATGCCTGAGAATGAGGGAAGGATAAATCAAAGTACGGTTATGAAGgaggtgaagagagagagaaaagggtaATCAAGGAAAGGAAGCAGGAAGAGCTGCTTTACCACGGCTGCCATGGTCAGTTTTTGACAGCCAAAGTGGCTCGAGTGGGTATCCTCATAAGAAAATGAATTACACAGGAAACACTACAGCACCTGCTCTTACAGTAGTGCTTTTATACTTTGACTTTGTAACAAATCTCTTCTTATATTTCTCCAAATTGAAGTGAATGTTAGAAATCACAGCCTCATCCTCATACTCAGTCCAACATTATTTCCTAagggaattattttatttacatgaaataaaaaatccTTTAGACTTCCCTCCACAGATAGAGAGAGGATATTCATCAGCTAACATCATATCAAGTccaaaataatcaatttaataataaacCGCACCTTAAAAGAGGTCCACAATCCTGGAACACTGGTGGTATTGGagatctgcaaaaaaaaattatctgaaagAAAGGAAACTGAAGAAAAACAGAGTTTATTCAAGCCATATCTCATAAAGagaactttcaataataaaatcaaacattttatgcttgGTATCAGGGAAAATGTAAGCCTTATGGACCTCTTCACTTCATTATGACAGTTTATTAAATGTCAGAACACACATGCAACCAGTCACTGTTAAATCTCACTTCTGAATCACATAACGTGCTTTTCTGAAGCAGAAGGTGTTACATTGGGTTTTGCTGTTGTGTTAAGCCAAGTCAAATATTACTATCTACAACAACATATTGAGTGAAAAAAAAGACGGAAAACTGTTTTGGCTGAGAGTTTGCATTTCCATGCATCTAAATTATTCAGCATAATACATTTTGAGTGATACTGAATCTCGCTGACATCAAAAAccacatgtatatgtatgtgggCTCAAACAGAACATTCTGTATCTTCAAATTCTCTGCataaatgtgaatgaacaccGCAAATAATCTTTAATGATACTGTGTTATAAATATAACATTCTGAATTCTCACAAATTATTTGATAACTATTTTTGTGTGGCATTGCTTGCTAAAGTTGCATTATAACTCCAACtcataaaatgtaagaaatagATCGTTATCAGACAAGTCAATTAGCAATAAAGGAACGTATCAGGTTCAGAGGGACAGAAGAAGGTTACACAAACTCCACAAACCCAACACATTATAACACACTGCTTAACATTTCAGACCCAAACCATGTGGAACTCAAAAATGATGATCTGCCATGAGGAAAAGAATGTTCTCCAGGCTTGAGCATGCTTTTCTGTCTACTTATGTTTCTCTTGGCAAAGCTCTGCATGGCCATCTTGTTTTTCACAAGGAGCCTCTGTCCATGCATATATGGTTGAACTTTTATGAGCATAGTAGACAAAAGTGTCAGAAGCGCATTTCACTGGCTTGGAGACCCCTCCATCCTCTGTCAGGTCCAGCATCGGCTCGGTGAATGAAACTAAGCATATCCACAGTCACAGAACCGGAGCCTTGAAATGCTCTGAGGTCACTTAGCTCATGACTTCAGAGTGAACTTGACAGCTGGAAATATATTCCCAAACTTACAAACTCTCTGCAAGCCACAAGCACTGCTAATCTTGTCATGAAATTAAGGACAAAGAAGTTTGTTAACAAAGGGTTTTCAATTTTGTCAGTGATTAGACGAGATGGAAAATATGCATCATGACAATAAATATGCGAATTGAATCAAAACATATTGTTGGTGAaaatctgataataataataataatcttcacaAATAAGCACAACTTTGAAGACTAAATACAATTGGCAGCAGTAAAAATCCTAGGGTATACGGTAGATTAACTACACCACAGTTGCATATTAGATCACAAGATAAAatagtttgatttgattttgactttCGTCTAAAACTGATAGATTACATCAGTTTGGTTGCTGTTCTGAgggaaagcagaaaaaaaaatactcttttaTTTTGGATTCTGGCAGGTCCATGAAAACGTAGTGTTGGTGTAAGTGAAACATCTTACGCCATGAAGAATATACCAAGCATACAGATCACTCCTGAGGGCAGCATGGAAAGGCTTGGAAGAGAACTAATCAGCGCCTGAGTGGATGTTGTAGAAATTAAAAGTCTTGAAACATTCTTTGTTCAGTCCTAAAGCTCCTCCTCTCCATTCAAAGATAGCCAAGCAACGcttaaataagaaataagaatacaaatatttgtcAAGTTCCAGTGCAGGGTTTTTTCGGCCAGAATTTATTGCATTTCATCGAGCGTTCAGAGGATTTGAGCTGTAAGCTGCACTTTCCctgcatttattttctattttacagCCATTACAAACACATTTGTGTGATTTGTAATCTCTGCAGGCCGCCGTGAGGACATTTCAGCTGAATTAATGCATTATACTCTTGAAAGACCGTTTCAGGGCAAAGGTTAAATCAACAAGGCAACAGTCCAACCCACCTTCAGGAAAAACTGCACATCTAAACAAGCAAGTTACATCTCAGTAAAAGAAATAGTTATGAAATGAAAACTTTCCAAAATATTCATGAATAATCTAAATGATGAATGAGGTATCCAGATAATGTAAGATAAGTGAGGATGTGcgaagcaattttttatttattatatattctgtGTCACTCACCTCTTTAAAAACACTCCGGAAACCCAGACCATTTCCAGTTTCAGTCAGTCAGTCCACTTTGCAGCCATCTTTGGCATCTCCAGGCAGCTATTTCCATTAATTCAAGTACAGCTCCCATTCACTTGAATggcgaaaaaaagaaaaacatctatGAAACTATTCATCAATGATACACTGATGAAACTCTTTTACAGAAGGTTTTTTGTGGTGCTGATGAAGTGCTGATATCCCCTCTCTGTCTCCGGCCGGTTTCAGGCTTAACTCAGCAACACAAATTCATCTGAAATGAGGCAGTATTAAGAGGGCAATCTGGCAACTCATTTCAGATGGCGGAGTGACCACAATTATTTGTTTTTGGATGCTATTGAGAAtgtacttttgaaaaaagatgtgtgaGGGCAAATGTTCCGCCAATCTATGACTGATATATGCCTTGTCCCTTACGCTCACTCAGAGCTTTTCCTCAATGGATAATGACAAGCATATGTCCTAAGGATCCTTCGAACTCTGCGAACACAGGAATCAGTTTAAATTATGAATAGACCGCATGACCAAATGTGCTAAAACACCATCATAAACGAATAGCAAAAACTTCCTGTTAGGCTTCAAAAAGTACATCTGAAAGTTCATACATTTTATTGACAATTTGCTGTAAGTTTGAACACTTTATGGCCTGCAACAAGCGTTTTCATATTATTTCTGATCTGGCCACTAACTCTATCAAACAATTTTCCCAAACGctataaagaaaagaaatgacAGAGCCAGCAGCGCTTGAGGATAAAGCAGACACATTGTACATTATACTCAATTTTTTACACCATACATAATGGAGCCCTGAGAGTTTCcagcaaatatttattctaaaatCCATCTGCGTGTACTCGCCAACACCCAAAATGGATGACTGGTTTTTGGGACCTTATCTATACATTTACAGGACcgcacagccaaaaaaaaaaaaaaaatggtctcaCTGCAAAAGGATGATATAAGCAGCCAGTTAGCTACTGCTTACATTAAAAATGACCACAAGCAGCAAAGTGGGGTGTGCAATGTTGATGGAGATGAAACAGTGTTGGAAACAGTCCATGTCTAAGGTCTATTTCCGTTCAGATATGTTtgagatgtctgtgtgtttctggcTGCTAGTGAGCTAAGCAAGTGTAATACAAAAGGTATGGTCATTCACTTTTATGCATAATGATGGCTGTATATTTCAGTTACATTATATTATGCATCTAATTCGATTGGAATTTAGATGATAGACAAATGCTGATGATAGATAGTCAAGGCTGTACACACCCACTGAGTTTTCTATGAATCACTGATGCACCGCCGTATGTAATGCACAGACTTCAAGCGTAATGTGCAGTGTAATGAACATATTTCATGGTCCATGCTGGAAAATGTTGTAATGAAAACATATGTGACCTTTTGCACTCTTGACATTCTGCCTTGGTTGAACAGGAATCGCCAATGTCGCTGAGTAATcaccattaataaaaaataatagctgCAAATTGCTAATTTCCTGCCAAGCTAGCCACCCCCTTGAGAAGTACTTGCGCCTGTAAATGTGTGATTTTTCTTTACTAAAGCCCGCAAAATCTGATTATAATCTGATTATTTATGATCAGAACCCATTTCAAGAACATTTCCGAACCACTTAACAAATACTGTACCAAGGAAAACTTATGTTTAGGTGCATCATAGATAATGAAAAtatctttcttttattattaagtCATTAAATATTAACTCTTAATTATTAGCTGTTAGCTATTAATTAATaacatatatatgattatatagaAAGTTTTTCTAGATATAAACCAATTTTAAAAACACacgcaatttaaaataagttttcccCACTGTAAACACCGTAActctaatgttaaataaagttaaaaaaaaataatatattttaaatacatttttaatacatttttaaaataataataatacaaatttgttcacttaaataaaaaaataaaaaaataaaaaaattgaagttacaaattggtgaagtggttGCATCCTAGATGACGAGCAGATGTTTTAAGATTAGGTTCTAGTGTGGCACCTGGAGCAGATATATGAAGTGTGCCCACAATGAAGAGTGAACAAAGAGGAGAACgctttgaatttaaaaaaaagtcactaaATTAGCAGTGAGCCATTGTTAGCGGGGCCCCAGGTTAGTCCCAGGGCTCCAGTTACAAAGGGCGGAGGTGGATTTTACAAGCCCAGGCTGAAGAGCCACAGTGGGATTGCCCTCACCAGCTGCCTGCTTTACAAGGCAAACTTCAAAGATTAGGCCTTGACTTACCCCCCTTCCAGTGCTAGCCACACCACTCCTTCTTTGGGTTACACGGTGTGAGTAAAGCAACATGTCTCACAGTTCACTTGTAATGACTTATTCTGAGTGACACACTCCAGTGTGTGAGAAAATGCCTGTTGACTAATGGGGTTTGAGTGGAAACCTGTCACACAAGATGACGGCAGGGGTCTACAGACCTCCAAATACGAATGTCTCTTTGCAAAATCCTCTAAAAAAAGCTgtaaagtgtggcaaaaaaaaaagtcaatgtaaAGGGCaaagtgtgacgagtggggcggggccgagggatgtgggaacgagcgaggccggtggagtgattgggaaatgagcgacacctgcgacccaccaccggtctcgagtcccgcAGACGAGATGGAGGGATACAAAattggagcgacgacagtgaaggacgagagaggaccaggcctgggcttttagttgtgtttgctttttatttgtgcgcatcagtcgtccgtgaggggctgatgcgctgttttgtgtttattttgaattattaaagtttcatctggattgtccgccggttcccgcctccttcttttccggatgaatatgaaggttttattattacagtggtgccgaagcccgggagaaggagggacgcgctgctgaagatccctcgccactgtggtgaatccgcagtgccatcgagctggcgaggagtgtgccgccatggacgctcgatgCGGTGGGCAGGAGTGAGTTGCTGGGGACGGGCGAGCTTGCTGCTGCCCGCCTgcgatgtggaggggcggctgccatccgtgagggagcggaggagtcggcgccgttcgccagggggccagaGCCTGCTGCCTCTGTGAAGGTAtccggaggagcagggaacgggggactcctgccggagTAGTCCGTCGCCATCCACCGTCTCCTTTCTCTCGTCTCtttcgctcctccttccatctccttttctctcacctcgtctgtcctacccccaggttcccgcaggtccccgtgaacGGTCCCCCCctggagggaggggggggggatGGTAGAGCGCAGTCTCAGGAGTACCCCCCAGCCTGCGAGGGgcaatgggggtatgtgacgagtggggcggggccgagggatgtgggaacaagcgaggccggtggagtgattgggaaatgagcgacacctgcgacccaccatcgagtcccacagaggagattgagggatataaaactggagtgacgacagtgaaggacgagagaggaccaggcctgggctttatttaatgttttactttttatttgtgcacatcggtcgtccatgaggggctgatgtgctgttttgtgtttatttggtaaTAAACACAGAATATCAGAagattctaaatgttttttttttttttttttcatctcaaaaaaCCCACTGACCTGCTTTGCTGTCTGAATTCTTTGGCTTCTGAGGAACGGGACGATTACGGCATGGAATTTCAGCGAAGACTGACTTCATTTCTGCTCCTGAAATAGAGGGGTTGGAAGCCAGAGGCAAGGCCACAAGAAAGGCAATTACCAGTCAGCAGTGGAGAGATGCCAAATTATTTGTCTTATTTCAACTGAGGAGTTGAGCTTTGCATGACCTACTGTAAGCAGCATTGCCCCATTTTACAGAAACCGCCCCAGTCTATACATCTAACTGATGAGGTCACAATTCATTAGACCTATTGAGGGACATGTAAAGTGATATGCACGTTAAAATGAGACAGCTGATAGggtctctctttccctctctctctctctctctctctctctctctctctctctctctctcactccctccaCTTCTAAATCCATCTCCTCTTACAGTAAACGAGCCAGCTGCGGAGGCCCTGTCCTATCAGGCGTGGCTGCTGCCTGCTGGCCTGTCCCCAACTATGGCTAGACAGCGTAGTCTCCCGATAGTTGACTGGACGTACATCCGGAACACATCCATAACGACTGTCTGCAGTCCTGAGCAAAGGATTAGTGATGGATTTTGACACTTTCCAAGTAATGCCAGAAGAACTACATAGGGCACAAAGAGAAGGGCACTTAATACTGGGATGATGTTTTACCACAGATGTTCCACAGAAAGTAACGATAATCAGATCACCAGTAGATAAGAACTAACTACCAATCTGCTCTGATTTATAGACATCAACCTTCAGAATACACAGCAATAATGCAATGAGCTTATGCAAGTTTGTTCACACTAATGACACAAGCcttcattattatttctttcatCTAAATGAGTAATTCtggttatgtatatgtatatatgaatggGGACAGGAAAATTTACACTAAActctacattttaaaatggcatttttttGTCTATTCAAATGTGTTTTCTTGTGAATTATTAATAAAAGCCAGGTACAAAAAAGTATTATCAtctaggaagtgacatcattttgggaAACAACTgcaataaatagattttaaaaatcaCATATTAAACAACCATGGACTTGGTTTGTCTCATTCTAAAACATTTCCATCTTGTTTGAAAACAGAAATTagtataaaaatacaacagtttaaaAAGATGATTAAAAATAAGTTCATGCTCAATCCCTTACTGAGCAATTGCTAACTTTGCCTCATTATTTTCAGCATGTTAAATTCCTTTGCACATTGAGTTTTCAAAAGTTACATATTCAGTTTTCAATTCAGTTACATATATAGCTCGAAATGTAAGAGCATTAAGATCCTATAATGGTTGAAAAATGTTTAGACACCATTTTTGGCAATGTTTGACAAGAATGGCAAATGAAAATGTCAGTGTGCCCATGACTGTCATACAACttttcaaacaaccaatcacCCATCACCTCCACTCAACCATTATGAGCGTCATTATGTGCTTACAGTCCAAACTCTCCCCAGCCCAGGGCACTTCCTGTTTAATCAGCACTAGAGCTGCTAGTGGACAATCTCCATACACAAGAAacaatattatgaattatgaagaATTTGTTTTATGAATGTTGCTTAATATCCTGTGATATTACCCCTCAGCAACTGTGCAATCATTTGTTAGACCTCCTGTGACTGTGGTGCCAAAGGCAAGACAAACTGGCCTAAAGTCTACAAACTTAAAGCTGTATTTAGGTTCGGAGCATTTGGCTCTTTGAAAGAGTGAGAGGGCgtagaaaaaaatataagttaatggattgaattgaattttcagtgtgaaagaaataaaataaaacaactaatgCTCTTAAAGAAATGAACCAATCTATCACAGAGATTAATCTTCAGGGGAAGCATTTcagggtcacatttaaaaaaaaaacatcatgtggagtgaaagagacagagggagaaagagaaagactcCACATATTCTCTCATTCCTCCCGCTTGCTCACTGGATTTCACATTTACGGTGGTTAAAGGGAGAGTGGACCCCAGCCACACCCCCTGACTATAAATCCAAGGCATAAGGAAACACTcagctgaaaacacacatggaacTGAAGGATCTGGAGCTCACAAACTCATTTACACACATGAACATACAAAGTCTGGGAGGTGGCTTGGCATGCTGTTAGCCCAAATAACTGATGACAGTGGAGAGAAGGGCACTTCTGATGAATGAGTGAGTCACAAGTGACTTGGTTGAGCATTGCTGGATTGGTTGGAGCCCTAAGCAGGACTGGTTACAGAAGCTTTGCAACATGCTGGGGGTGTACGATTAGAAATAGGGATTGAGTTCACTCTTGTGTTTGGGCAAAATAGAACGGTTCAACAGAGATTTCTGTGCAAGGACGAAGAGCAAAGTCCAGAAGTCCTCTGTAAGTTGCTGAGCATGTCTTTTGCGATGGTGCGACCAACCCCAGGTCATTTCTTGTGCTCTGAGATCAGCATGCACTCCGAGGACGACGACAATGGCAGTGAAGGTTCTGGATCTGACGACAAGTCCTTCCGTATGGCCAGCCGCAGCTATAGCACCCTTAAGTTAGGTGCTCGTAAACAGAGGTATGGCTGCCAACCGGTAGCGGCTCCCAGTGAGCTCCGTCCTCAGATTGTCGAGATCCGCCAGCGGAACACTGCAAATGCTCGAGAGCGGGATCGCACGAACAGTGTGAACACGGCATTCACTGCCCTGAGGACGTTGATACCTACCGAACCGGCCGACAGGAAGCTGTCCAAGATTGAGACGCTGCGGTTGGCCTCCAGCTACATCTCGCACCTAGGGAACATGCTGCTGGTTGGAGAGGAGTGTGGAGATGGCCAGCCTTGTCTTAGCGGCTCCGAAGCCTTGTATCATCGTCTTCACAACCTTCCAAAGAGCTTGACTCCCAGCCCGGACTCAGAAAACTCTCAGCCCAGACAGATCTGCACCTTCTGCCTCAGTAACCAGAGACGGCTGGTGAGTAGCTTGATGGAACGTAATTGTTGGTTAAACATCAGATCTGACTGACATTTAAAGAACAGTCAAATCTTAGAAATTAGGTGtttaataataaagttattattctgTGACAAAtcggaggtcaaaggtcagtgcACTGTTATTgattcatgtcattcaaaactttATCTGAAATTTAGAGGGATAGTTCAGACTttagactttctttcttctatggaacagatattttgaagaatacttcatttgtttttgtctaaactataaaagtcaatggggtccaaaacaacattggaccccattgacttttataatatgaaaaaaatatatgtataatttttctaaatatcgCCTTTTGTGGTCtacaaaagaaagtaagtcataaaggttttgaacgacatgaggaagactaaatgatgacagaatgttcattgttgggtgaactatctctttaaaatcCCATTTATCATAATGTTATATTGAATGATAAAATGAAACGTCCTGAGTGTGCAATTGACAGATAAGTAGATATTTATGCATCAGCTGTTTGAGTGTACATTAGCATAATTTCTTGATGTCATGTCATCAGATCATAAATACAGATCACTTTGGCACTGAAACTTGGCGAAATCCTTAATATACTCGGTCTGACTTTAATTAACATCTAccacattttaaatgaaagtgTTTTCATCTCTGTTCAGTCTCTGTGATGAAAACACGTGGTTCATTTAGCTCTAGACAAAACTTTCAAAGAGTGGTATACCAAATGACATGAACACACTCTACGCAGGCTGCTATGCATCTGCTGTATTTGTGTAGTGGACTAGAAACATCTGGTCTACTCCCCTGACAACCTGAATGTCTTCCTGCACAGTCCACGTATGTCCTGAGTTCCACCAAAGCCTTCAACACC from Carassius auratus strain Wakin unplaced genomic scaffold, ASM336829v1 scaf_tig00216980, whole genome shotgun sequence encodes:
- the LOC113099600 gene encoding basic helix-loop-helix transcription factor scleraxis-like; the protein is MSFAMVRPTPGHFLCSEISMHSEDDDNGSEGSGSDDKSFRMASRSYSTLKLGARKQRYGCQPVAAPSELRPQIVEIRQRNTANARERDRTNSVNTAFTALRTLIPTEPADRKLSKIETLRLASSYISHLGNMLLVGEECGDGQPCLSGSEALYHRLHNLPKSLTPSPDSENSQPRQICTFCLSNQRRLVSSLMERNCWLNIRSD